CCTAAGAAAACTGCTCCAATGATATCATCAACATTAGTAGCATATGCTATAGCTTGTCTAACCTCTTTTTTATCAAAAGGAGATTTTTTAGTGTTAAATCCAAGATAAGTAACACTCATAGCAGAGTTTTGAGCTAATTTAAGATTTGGATTGCTCTTTACCATTTCAACATCTATTGGATCTACATCATAAGCTATATCTGCTTCACCAGTTTCAAGTGCAATAGTTCTATTAGTTCCTTCAGGAACAACCTTAAAAGTAAGAGTATCTGAGGCAGCTTTTCCTTTATAATAATCAGGATTAGCTTTTAAAACTATTTTATCTCCAGAAGTCCAAGATTGGAATACAAATGGTCCTGTTCCTACTGGATGTTGTCCATAGTCAGCTCCTCTCTCTTTTACAGCTTTCTCATTCATAATTCCTGCTCCAATGTGGGCTAGGTAATTTACTAGAGGTCCATAAGGTTTTTTAGTTGTAATTCTAACAGTATAATCATCAACTGCTTCAACCTTATCTATATCAGAAAAATAGGCGATTAAACTTGGAGCTTCCTTAGCTCTATTTAAACTAAAAACAACATCTTTAGCAGAAAAAGGTTCTCCATTATGGAATTTAACATTTTTTCTTAATTTTAGTTCAAGAGTAAGTGGATCTATCTGTTTCCAACTTTCAGCAAGTCCTGGAACAAGATTCATATCTTTATCTTTTTCAATAAGTCTATCATAGATATTTAAAGTAACTCTATGAGTAGGCACATCATTTGAAACTTGAGGGTCTAAACTTTTAGCATCAGAGTTTTGTACAACAACTAAATCAGAAGCCAAAAGGTTAAAACTTGAAACTGATAGTAAAATTGCAGTAGCTAAACCAAATAATCTTTTTTTCATATATACTCCCCCTATATAAATAAAATTATTTTTTCATTTTGTATAAAAAAAATATTTATTTTTCAATGATTATATTATTTTTTTTTATATTTGTAAAGATATATTTTTGATAAATTAAAAAAATTTAAAATTATATAAATATCTATATCTTAAAATCTATATATTTTTAATATATTTTTTACTAGGAAAAGTTTAAAATAAAAGGTAGAATATAGAAGAGGTGGGAAATAGATGTTAAGTGAGTATAGGGGAAAGATACCTTTTTATTTAAAAGAATTAGAAAGAAATATAGTTTATTTATGTTCTTCTAATAAAAATATTGAGGATTATTATAATACTCTTGATGATTTTTATGATGGAGAGATTTTAAAAATAGAGAGTAGTTCTGATAGAGATGAGATTGAGAAAATAAATTATGATTTATTAGAGCTTTTAAAATCTAAAGAAAAACATATTATTTTAATCTCTTTAGAAGGGTTTTTAAGAGATTACTATCTTGAGGGAGAAAAAATAGTTTTTCAAAAAGACAGAGATATATCTTTAAAAAAAGTTCAGGATATTCTTATAAAAAATAGATATGAAAAAACATATATGCTAGAAAAAAGAATGCAATATAGTCTTAGAGGGGATATATTAGATATCTTTCCAAAGAATGGAGATTACCCTGTAAGAGTAGAATTTTTTGGAGACAGTGTTGAGAGAATAACTTATTTTGATATAGAAACACAGAAAAGTATTGAGTCTTTAGATAGAATTGATATGTATATGAATAATAATAAAAATTCTCAGATAGATTTTTATAAACTTATAAATTTATCTGAAAATAGGATAATTTTTGAAAATAGAGAGATTCTTCAATATAAGTTAGAGGAGATAATTTTAAGAGATAGAGAGAGAGAAGAAAAATTAAGAGAAAGATTTTCTCAATTGGATATAATTGGTGAGGAACTGACTTTAAAAAGATTTAGTGAAGATGAGATAAAAAAATTTGAAGATTATGAAAATATAAAAAAATTAAGCAAAAAAGAGAAAATCTTAGTAATTTCAGAGGAGAGTAAAAGATATCAAGAGATATTTAAAGGGTATCCAATAGAGTTTCAACACTATCCACATTATGAGGGGTATAGAGATGAAAATTATCTTGTGTTAACTGATAGAGAGTTAAAGGGAATAAAAGTTAAAAGAGGGACAAAAGAGAAGATAAAATTAAGGTATAAAGATGTTTCTCAAATAAGAGAGAATGATTATATAATCCATGAAAATTATGGAGTTGGAATCTATTTAGGAATTGAAACAATAGATGGACAAGATTATCTCAAAATAAAATATGCTGATGAAGATAAACTTTTTGTTCCAGTTGAAGGGATTAATAAAATTGAAAGATATATCTCAACTGATGGTGTAGTTCCAGAGATCTATCAATTAGGTAGGCGAGGATTTAAAAGAAAAAGAGAGAAATTACAAGAGGAGATGTTAATTTTTGCTAAAGAGATAATTGAGATTCAAGCAAGAAGAGCATATGAAAAGGGATATAAATTCTCTCATGATACAGTTTGGCAAGAGGAGTTTGAAGAAAGTTTTCCATATAGAGAAACCCCTTCTCAGTTAAAAGCTATTGAGGATGTAAAACATGATATGGAATCTGAGAGAGTGATGGATAGAGTTATCTGTGGAGATGTGGGATATGGAAAGACAGAGATAGCTATTAGAGCAGCTTTTAAAGCCTCAGTTGATGGAAAACAGGTAGCTTTGATGGTGCCTACAACAGTTTTAGCTCAACAACATTTTGAAAGATTTAGTGAAAGGTTTAAAAACTATCCAATAACTATTGAACTGTTAAGTAGATTGAAAACAGGTAAAGAGCAAAAAGAAGTATTAAATAGAATTGAGGCAGGAACTGTGGATATAGTTATTGGAACTCATAGAATTTTATCTTCAGATGTAAAATTCAAGGATTTAGGATTAGTGATAATAGATGAGGAACAAAAATTTGGTGTTAAGGCTAAGGAACAATTAAAGAAGATAAAAAATAGAATAGATATGATAACTTTAACAGCAACACCTATACCTAGAACATTGAATTTGTCACTATTAGGAATAAGAGATCTATCAGTAATTGATACTCCACCAGAGGGAAGAAAACCTATTGAAATAATTTTTATTGAAAAGGATAATAAAAAATTAAAAGATATTATAATGGAAGAGATAGCTAGAGAGGGGCAGGTATTTTATATCTTTAACTCTGTAAAAAATATAGCTAAAAAAACAGATGAATTAAGAAAAATTCTTCCAAACTATCTGAAACTTGATTTTATTCATGGACAAATGACTCCAAAAGAGATAAAAAATAAGATAAAAGAGTTTGAAAATGGTGATATAGATATTTTAGTTTCAACTACAATAATAGAGAATGGTATAGATATAGAAAATGCCAATACAATGATAATAGAGGGAGCAGATAGATTGGGACTCTCTCAAATCTATCAATTGAGAGGTAGAATTGGAAGAGGAAATAGAAAGGGATATTGTTATCTTTTAACTAAAGAGGCTCAAAGTAAAAAATCTAAAGAGAGAGAGGAATCTATTAAAAATTTAGGAGATAGTGGTGGTGGATTACAACTTTCTCT
The genomic region above belongs to Fusobacterium varium and contains:
- the mfd gene encoding transcription-repair coupling factor — encoded protein: MLSEYRGKIPFYLKELERNIVYLCSSNKNIEDYYNTLDDFYDGEILKIESSSDRDEIEKINYDLLELLKSKEKHIILISLEGFLRDYYLEGEKIVFQKDRDISLKKVQDILIKNRYEKTYMLEKRMQYSLRGDILDIFPKNGDYPVRVEFFGDSVERITYFDIETQKSIESLDRIDMYMNNNKNSQIDFYKLINLSENRIIFENREILQYKLEEIILRDREREEKLRERFSQLDIIGEELTLKRFSEDEIKKFEDYENIKKLSKKEKILVISEESKRYQEIFKGYPIEFQHYPHYEGYRDENYLVLTDRELKGIKVKRGTKEKIKLRYKDVSQIRENDYIIHENYGVGIYLGIETIDGQDYLKIKYADEDKLFVPVEGINKIERYISTDGVVPEIYQLGRRGFKRKREKLQEEMLIFAKEIIEIQARRAYEKGYKFSHDTVWQEEFEESFPYRETPSQLKAIEDVKHDMESERVMDRVICGDVGYGKTEIAIRAAFKASVDGKQVALMVPTTVLAQQHFERFSERFKNYPITIELLSRLKTGKEQKEVLNRIEAGTVDIVIGTHRILSSDVKFKDLGLVIIDEEQKFGVKAKEQLKKIKNRIDMITLTATPIPRTLNLSLLGIRDLSVIDTPPEGRKPIEIIFIEKDNKKLKDIIMEEIAREGQVFYIFNSVKNIAKKTDELRKILPNYLKLDFIHGQMTPKEIKNKIKEFENGDIDILVSTTIIENGIDIENANTMIIEGADRLGLSQIYQLRGRIGRGNRKGYCYLLTKEAQSKKSKEREESIKNLGDSGGGLQLSLEDMRIRGAGEILGEKQHGALETFGYNLYIKMLNEEIARLKGEKRIEDINLEIKLSIDAFIPDDYIEKEEKLKIYRKAAELKDKDELDELIEEVRDRFGEMPKEVKNFFYYLNVKLKARDLGVEILREEKDGFFIKFNRECVNVEKITEMMSTGKLQYLPREEAIRYKGSIMGFFNEYEGVI
- a CDS encoding glutathione ABC transporter substrate-binding protein, translating into MKKRLFGLATAILLSVSSFNLLASDLVVVQNSDAKSLDPQVSNDVPTHRVTLNIYDRLIEKDKDMNLVPGLAESWKQIDPLTLELKLRKNVKFHNGEPFSAKDVVFSLNRAKEAPSLIAYFSDIDKVEAVDDYTVRITTKKPYGPLVNYLAHIGAGIMNEKAVKERGADYGQHPVGTGPFVFQSWTSGDKIVLKANPDYYKGKAASDTLTFKVVPEGTNRTIALETGEADIAYDVDPIDVEMVKSNPNLKLAQNSAMSVTYLGFNTKKSPFDKKEVRQAIAYATNVDDIIGAVFLGAAKKANSPVSPYVFGYNKDAKLYTQNIEKAKELLAQAGYPNGFKAKIWTNDKSVRKDTAVILQDQLKQIGIDVQIEILEWGSYLDRVANGEHEMFILGWSSSADSDSALYALFHSKNLGGAGNRTFYENKRVDELLDKARESTVPADRIEYYKELQNILQEDLPFFTLIYPDDITGMQKNVEGFVPHPESTHILYQVYKK